The genomic DNA ACGTTGCTGGCGCATGCGCGCGAACAAGGGTGGCCGGTGGCCCACAGCCGCATCGTGTTCTCCGACGACGATGCCGACAGCAACATCTTCTGCCTCAAGGTGCCGGGCATGCTGACCCTGAAGGAAGACAGCCACAACAGCACCATCGTGCCGCAGCTGGCCCCCGCGCCCGGCGAATACGTGGTGCGCAAGAGCACGCCGTCGGCGTTCTACGGCACCATGCTGGCGCCGTGGCTGGCGCAACGCGGCGTGCAGACGCTGGTGGTGGCCGGCTGCGTCACCAGCGGCTGCGTGCGCGCCAGCGTGGTCGACGCCATGCAGGCTGGCTTGCGGCCACTGGTGGTGTCCGACTGTTGCGGCGACCGCGCGCTGGGGCCGCACGAGGCCAACCTGTTCGACATGGCGCAGAAGTACGCCGCCGTCATGCCGCTGGAGCAGGCGCTGGCCGACATCGCCGCGCTGCCCGGCGCGGCG from Achromobacter xylosoxidans includes the following:
- a CDS encoding isochorismatase family protein, producing the protein MTHTVPAGDISAYARQGFGTPLPLKAPFGLLIIDFVNGFADPAVFGGGNIPPAIERTRTLLAHAREQGWPVAHSRIVFSDDDADSNIFCLKVPGMLTLKEDSHNSTIVPQLAPAPGEYVVRKSTPSAFYGTMLAPWLAQRGVQTLVVAGCVTSGCVRASVVDAMQAGLRPLVVSDCCGDRALGPHEANLFDMAQKYAAVMPLEQALADIAALPGAAR